The sequence GCATATATCCTCCTTTGTCGTGTCTACTGCAACATAATACGTTCAGAATTCCGGGATCGGGGAGTTGGTCATCAACTCGGCGCGGTATGGAAACGTAGGATCAGGATAGGACGCGGTTGCACGAGCGGGTGGGACGGTGGGGATGAGAGCCGTCCCTAAGACCAATACCAGGGTGGTCATGGTGAGGAGTGCGGTTAGACGGCTGATCATTGTACTACTCACTCATTCAGGGTTCTTAACTGTTATCATAATAATAGCTGCTTGTTTCCAAGTTGAAACAGTAGCCTTTAAAATAGTAATAACATCGTGATATATCCTTACAACACACGTCTAACTAGGTGCTCAGTCAACAGTATTCACTTATCAGGACACCAGAAAGCGCTCTCACACTACCAGGTAGAAGTATTGTTTGCCTACGGTCGCATTCCAAAAAATCGCGCCAGTCTGTTACCGTTTTCCCTTCGCCGTCCTGCTACAGTAGGTCGTATCGGGATTCGCCGTTCGTGCACCGCTTGGAGTTCACGATGTTACCTCCCCTATTCCCCTGACCTGATTGCCGGTATCCGCCGCGACCCTCACGTGCTGAGCCGGGGCTACGAAACCTATAGCCCTCGCCTCTCCCACTATCTGCTGCAACGCCTCGGCGACCCCGACCTTGCTCGCGATGCTCGGCACAGTGTCTTCATCCGCTTCCGCGAACGCGCCGCCGATGGTGAAGACCGCGGCGTGCCGCTTGCCGCCTCGCTCTTCCGCCTCGCTCGCAACCTGACCATTGATCTGCGGTGACGCCGCGGGCGTACCATTCCGTTCAGTGCGATGGTCTCGGCCGACTATAGCGCGGACGACGGTCAGGCCCATCTCACTCTGCTGGCCGATAGCCAGGAATTGCGGCTGGCGCTGGCGAGCCTGCCGCCGACCTACCGCTAGGTGCTGCGCTTTACCTACAACCTCTCCCTCGCGGAGACTACCCGCCAGCTCGGCCGCAGCCTAGGCGCCACCAAAGCCCTCCAAACGCGGGCCGTTCAGCTCCTCCGGGCGTGTCTGCTCCTCAACGTCCAGGTGGTGGAGCGCTCCCCTACCCCACCGATGGCCTAGGCGTCCCCGTTTGGTTCGACACCGCTGGTCACGCCAGCGGTTTCAATTGGTTGGCGTCCCCGCTACGATGCACCGGGTGGGGTGCGGTCATTGCGACAATCTCTCACCGGCAAGGATAGGTAGGCCCCAAACCTGCTTCCGCAGACGAGCACCGACGCCCACAGCGCACCCGCCAACCCGTAGGCCAGCGGTCTGCGCTCTGAAGGCATGATCACGTTGCAACGGGTTCAACGTCGGTGCTGTGGAGCATGGCTGGCAGCCCTCACCTTGCCCCTGGCCCCCTTCTCTTCCCCACGGGGCGAAGGAAAGAACGCTGGAACCCCCTCACACAATGGGTGCACAGGAACGGTACGTGACTGATGAGCAAGCCGAGTTTTTGATCAGGCGCTCAGAGTTTGCAGTTTTCGGTCGTGTTTGCTCTGGTGTGCGGCTGGAATCCATCGGTCATCGCCCCCTGCAAGTGGGGGCGAAGAGGGGCCCGCTCGCGGGGTATCCTCGCAACATTACACAAAATGTGCGAATACTTGATTACCAAGCATCCGTCCTCGCGGTGTCAACCGTACCCGTTGCTCATCACACTCGATCAATCCCTGTGCGCTGAGCTGGTCGAGCGTTGAGCCGTACATTTCACGTAATGATCGACCAACACGGGCAGCAAAATGGGCAAAGCCGACCCCGATGTCGAGGCGCAGGCCCATAAACATTGTCTCGGCCGCTAGATCGTCGGTGGTAAGCTGAATTGTCTCTGCGATGGGGCGGCGGCCAGCCTGCACTGCGGCGATATAGCTGTCGATTGACCGTAGATTGGCGTAGCGCTGCGGAAAGACGTGGCCATGCGCCCCCGCACCGGCAGCGAGATAATCACTGTTGAGCCAGTACGCCAGGTTGTGCTGACAGGCTAATGCTGGAGGTGCATCTGGCCGATCGGTACCAACGGGCCGTACCCAGTTTGAAATTTCGTAGTGACGATAACCTGCTTTACCGAGCATCTCTATCGCCAGCTCATACATCGCGCCGGTCAGGTCATCGTCAGGTACGCGCAAGCGTCCTGCAGTAACCTGGGCATAGAGCGGTGTATTCTCTTCCAGAATAAGCGAGTAAAGTGCGATGTGATCGACATCCCACGCGATAATCTCGTTGAGTGTCGCTCGCCATTGGGCCAAATCCTGCCCCGGCAAGCCGAAGATGAAATCCAGGTTAATCGAATCGAAACCAACTGCCCGAGCATCCTCAAAGCTGACCCGCGCTTCGGCAGCGGTGTGAATGCGACCGAGCATGCGCAACGTTGGGTCGTGCAAGCTCTGCACGCCCATACTCAGCCGATTCACACCGAGACTGCGCAAATCGCGGAGGTAGTCACGTCCGAGGACGGTGCCAGGGTTGGCTTCGAGTGAGATTTCGGCGATGTTGAGCGGAACAATCGCGGCTGCTGCCTGTAGAATGCGTTCGATCTGCGCGACAGACAGCATACTTGGCGTGCCGCCACCGAAGAAGATACTGGGACGCAATGCAGCAGCTTCGGGCGAGACCGGTGGCGGTGGCAGGTGATCGCGCAACATTGCCAGCTCGTGGCAAAGTGCGTCAACATACGCCGCAATTCGGTGCTCCATATTGGCGTAAGTGTTGAAATCGCAGTAGGAGCAACGCCGATGGCAAAAGGGAATATGGAGATAAAGATGTCGCATGTGTTATCCGATCAGAATTTGCTCTTCGGGATACGTTACCGGTTGCGGTGCAGTACTCTGGCGGGCGATGGCGGTAATAATCGTTAACGCTCCCAACCGCCCCCAAAACATGACTGCGATGATAATCAACTGCCCGAAGGTATTCAGTTCACCGGTGAATCCCAATGTAAGACCGCAGGTAGCAAATGCTGAAACTACTTCAAAGACAACCTGATCGAGAGTGGCATCGTGGGTTGCCACTATCAGCCACGAAGCGAACAAGACAACGAACAGCGAAATGGTTAAGACCGCAGACGCACGGCGCACCATTCCGGTTGCCAGACTCCTCCCTCCGAACTGTGCAGTAGGTAAGCCGCGCGCATAACTCCACAACGAGATGGAAAGCACGGCAAAAGTACCGGTTGTAATCCCACCGCCCATCGATGCCGGGGCACAGCCGATAAACATGAGGGTAATCAACAGTAACTGACTAGCCGGTGTTAACGACTCAAAGTTATCTATCCCGGAAAAACCAGCAGTGCGGGCCGAGATAGACTGAAACAGTGACACAAAAATCTGTCGGTCGAGCGGTTGACCGTGGAGCCTACCATCACTATCGAATCCTTCACTAAGCCAGAGACCTAGTGCTCCTAAACCCACCAGCAAGCCGACTACAATCAGCGTAATACGTGTGTGCAGCGATACTTTACGTTCACGAGCGTAAGAGATAAGATCGGCGATCACGGGGATGCCGAGGCCGCCGGTGAAGATCAGAACACCCATAATAAAGAGCGTGATGCTGTCGCGCGGGATACCGTTTTCAAAGCCAGGAGTACCGGTGAAAAGGTCAAATCCAGCGTTACAGAAGGCCGATACTGCGTGAAAAAGTGCAAAGAAGAATGCCTGTCCTTCACTCAGGCGCGGATCGGTCCGCCAATGCAGGTAGAGGAGCAGTGCGCCAATCGCTTCGATGGTCACGACCGTAATCAATACTCGCCGTGTCAGAGTAACAATAGCTGCTGGTGAGAGCAGACCAAGCGAATCGCTGAGCGCAATCCGGTCGGTGAAACTGATCCGGCGACCGAGGAGGCGGAAGACAATCACGGCGACGACCATGAATCCGACGCCACCAATCTGGATCAGCAGCATCAGAAAGATTTGCCCCGTCAGCGAAAGGTCACGTACTGGCGTAATGATCGACAATCCGGTGACGCTAAGCGCTGAAGCCGCTGTGAACAATGCCTCCATAAAGGTCAGCGGTCGTGTACTGCTGACAGGGAGGAGGAGTAGGAGGGTGCCAATTGCGATTAGCAAGGCCAGACCACCAACCAGTCGAATTGGTGGCGGAATCGGTTTCCGCCGCAGTCTGGTCAGATTGCGGCTGGTTGCAAGCGTAGTCATGACGACAAATCGCAGAATGTGCTGATACTCGAATCGGCGCCGATGATCAAAATCCGGTCATCACGGCTGAACACGTAGTCTGGTGGTGGGGTCACGATCATTTTCCCGTTATGCTTCACGGCCAGAACATTAATCCCGTAACGCCGACGCAGGCCACTCTGCATCAGCGTTTGCCCGACGAGCGGTGCAGGTACTCGCACTTCCGCCACGCTAAACCCAGAGCCGAGGTTGAGATGTTCAAGGACGTGTGGTTCCGAGAGTTGCCAGGCCAGACGGGCGCCGGCTTCGTGTTCAGGCAGTACCACCATATCGGCACCGACTCGGGTTAGGATGTATTTCTGCCGTTCATTGAGGGCCTTGCAAACGACCCGCTTGACCCCAAGGCTCTTAAGGGCAACCGTCGTCATCAGATTCGCTTCAAATTGCGAACCGATGGCAACCACAACCGTATCAAATGACATAATGTCAACTGCACGCAGTGCATCCTCATTGCTCGAATCAAGTGCTACGACCTGGGTCATCTGATCGGCTAGTTGCTGCACGATGTTCGGATCACGATCAATTCCCAGCACTGTGTGCCCGCGCTCGATTAAACTAAGCGCCACACTGCGTCCAAAACGGCCAAGACCAATAACAGCAAATTCGAGCCGACTTGGCTTACGTGCCATCGACTCTTCCTCCTGTATGTAATTGTGCCAGCCAGTAGTGGCTATCAGCTATATTGTACCGCAGATGTCGGGTAGGATAGAATAATGTTGCTCTATTCGCTCGATCTTGCGTAGCATGAACTGACCGTTTATACTTGCCATAACGTAATAACCAGGGAAAGAGCTTGGTATGAGCGTGGATACGACAAACGCCACCAGCCCTGTTGCACCCATCCCGCCCGACGAGCGACCGCCGCTCAATTCTGGCGACCGCTTGACGCGGGCCGAGTTTGCCCGGCGCTATCAGATGCACCCTGAAATCAAGAAGGCTGAATTGATCGATGGAGTTGTTTACGTGGCTTCACCAACTCGTCACCGACAGCACGGCAAGCCACATGGCCTGCTCGTGGGATGGATCATCACCTATGCAGCAGCAACTCCGGGAGTGGATTTCAGCAACAACGCGACGGTGCGGCTCGACCTGGAGAACGAGCATCAACCCGATGCCCTCTTGCGCCTTGAACCACGCTACGGCGGGCGTTCACACGTCACCCCCGACGACTACATCGAGGGGCCGCCCGAACTGATTGTCGAAGTTGCAGCCAGCAGTGCTGCTTACGACCTGCACGACAAGAAGCGCGTCTACGCTCGCAGCGGTGTACGCGAGTATCTGGTCGCGCAGGCGTATGAGCGTCGGGTGGACTGGTGGGAACTGCGGGAGGGAGTGTTTACCCCGCTGCCGCTCGAAGCCGATGGTACGCTGCGCAGTCGCGTCTTTCCTGGTTTGTGGCTCGACCCAGCGGCATTGTGGGCAGGTGACACTGCTGCGCTGCTCGCTGCACTCCAGCGCGGTTTAACCGATCCCGCGCACGCCGCATTTGTCGAGTGGCTGCTTACAACCTTCGGGAGCGATCCGGTATCGTGAAGGGAGAGACGATGAGTGTAGAAACGGCAACTGCAACTGGCGCTGCTGCACCCACCCCGCCCGACGAGCGACCGCCGCTCAATTCTGGCGACCGTTTGACCCGTGCCGAGTTCGCCCGGCGCTATCAGATGCACCCTGAAATCAAGAAGGCTGAATTGATCGATGGAGTTGTTTACGTGGCTTCACCAACTCGTCACCGACAGCACGGCAGACTGCACCTACTTCTGGTTACATGGCTGGGTGTGTACAGTTCCGCCACACTGGGTGTTGATGGCAGTAATAACGCGACGGTGCGGCTCGACCTGGAGAACGAGCATCAACCCGATGCTCTCTTGCGCCTTGAACCGCGCTACGGCGGGCGTTCACACGTCACTCCCGACGACTACATCGAGGGGCCACCCGAACTGATCGTCGAAGTTGCTGCCAGCAGTGCTGCTTACGACCTGCACGACAAGAAGCGCGTCTACGCGCGCAGCGGTGTGCGCGAGTATCTGGTCGCGCAGGCGTATGAGCGTCGAGTGGACTGGTGGGAACTGCGGGAGGGGGTGTTTACCCCGCTGCCGCTCGAAGCCGATGGTACGCTGCGCAGTCGCGTCTTTCCTGGTTTATGGCTCGACCCAGCGGCATTGTGGGCAGGTGACGCCGCTGCGCTGCTCGCTGCGCTCCAGCGCGGTTTAACCGATCCCGCGCACGCCGCATTTGTCGAGCGGCTGCGCAGTGTAAACGCGGAGGATCGTCAGAGGGGCAGTGAAGGTCGCTAGATATATTCTGTGTACGCCATCTGGGGTGCGTTCGCTCTTATACCAATCCTGTCTGCGATAAGCGGGTATCATTTCTCCCAAATACCTGCGTCGGCTCATGGTACGACGGATGCCTTGCAGCGATGAATGAACCCCGATGGCCGATCCGCTGAATGCCGACGGGATCACCTGATAGGGTACGGCGGTGCTGTGTTCCTACCACGCGCACCCATTGTCTCTCAGAAGGGGCGGTTCACGAACCGCCCCTACCCCATTGACGGCTATGCGGGAGTCGCATCATTCGGACGCACCGCTTCCCGTTCCATCGGTGGGCTATGCCCTCCGCTTACGCTACCCCCCGCTTGCGGGGGGGTAATTCTAGCCCCACACCGCACAACGCGGGCCAGAGGCCCGCGCACCCAGGTGATTGTGGGGGTAATTCCAGCCCCACACCGTACAACGCGGGCCAGAGGCCCGCGCACCCAGGTGATTGTGGGGGGATTGCACAATAGGACGCAAACGTTCAACGGCCCGCGCACCCAGGTGATTGTGGGGGGGATCGCACAACAGGACGCAGACGCTCAACGGCCCGCGCACCCAGGTGATTGTGGGGGAATTGCACAACAGGACGCAAACGTTCAACGGCCCGCGCACCGGATGATCGTACCGGTCGGGGGTCATCTTTAGCGGATGCGTGATGTTCATTGGTTTCACTCTGCTATTGCATCGTCCGATCATCTGATGTGACCCGAAGCTGAGCGTGCTGAAAACCGCTACCCCGCCACCCGTACTGTTTCCTGCCTTATCTTATCCGGCGCCCTTCACCCGCCTGTGATCCGCTAATCGTGGTATCATTTGTGATAGCAGATGTTACCTGCGACTGCGTTTCTGCATCATAATAGTGTGGATAATCTGGAACTGCCCTAATTATGACATCAACAACCTTTGGTGGGCATCATCTCTTACGGGGCTGGTGGCTTGTAAAGCACCTGTTTGCGCTAGTTATTTTCGTTACCCTCATGAGCCTTGGCTTCTGGCAGCTTGATCGGCTTGGTCAACGGCGCGCAGCGAATGCGGCTCGTCTTGCCGCGCTTGAGCAACCGGCGATTCCACTTACTCCTGCGACCAATCCGGCTACCGTCATTGGGCGGCGGGTGGTGGTCAGCGGTACGTTCCGCAACGAAGAGAGCGTGGTCTTACGAGGGCGTCGTTCAGATAATGGTGTTGATGGTGTACATTTACTCACACCTTTGCAAATTGCCGGGAGCGAACAGGCGGTACTGGTAGATCGGGGATGGATTCCATCCGCACAAGGAGCAGCGACCGCCTATGCCGTGACACGCCAGGTAACGATTGAAGGAATCGCCCGTGCTCCGCAGGTGCGGCCTGATAGCCTGTTGGCTGGGCGCGATCTGCCACTACCGGGTGAAACGCGCATCAATGCCTGGCTGCGAGTCGATGTACCGGCCATTCAGCGTCAGGTTGGTGTGCCGTTGTTACCACTCTTTATCGAGCAACTTCCCGACGGTAGCAGCGGTTTGCCGCGACCGCCTGATCCGTACCGTCTGGATGAAGGGCCACACCTTGGTTATGCGCTACAATGGTTTACGTTTGCCGGAATTGTTGGGGTGGGTTATATCTTACTGTTGCGTCAGGAATTACGACGCAGGAAAGATTGACAATCTTCTTACATATTACAGATACATCTTCAACAGCTTTTCTGGTACACTACAACGCGGTGATACAATATCGGTGCAAGGAGAGAAACAATGGCCATCGGAGTCTCGAATAAAGTTGGTGTAAACGCCGTCCAAACTGCCGTGATTGATGTGAGCGAAGCTACCTTCGAGCGTGAGGTATTGCAACGCTCACAAACGGTGCCGGTTGTAATTGACTTCTGGGCGCCGTGGTGTGGGCCTTGCCGGGTCTTGGGGCCAACACTCGAACGGCTGGCACGCGAGGCTGATGGCGCCTGGATTCTGGCGAAGATTAATGTTGATGAAAATCCGCGCCTGGCCCAGATGTTTCGGGTACAGGGTATTCCGGCAGTCAAGGCCGTTTATCAGGGGAAAATCGTCGATGAGTTTACCGGTGCTCTCCCAGAAAGTCAGGTGCGAGCATGGTTGAAGCGTATCGTCCCGGATCGCAATGCCGATCTGCTGGCGATGGCGCAGGCGCTCGAAGCGACAAATCCGGCTGAGGCGATTGCTCGTTATCGCCTGATCTTGGGTCAAGACCCAAAGAACGAGACGGCCTTGTTCAATTTGGGTCGGCTGCTCACGTTGCGCGGCGATCCTGAGGGGATTGCCACGCTCAAACAAGTACCGGCAGGGAGTCCTTTTGGTGGGCGAGCCATTGCCGGATTAGCCATTGCCGATCTGGTGAGTGCACCGACCGAACCGGCTGAAGGGAGTGAAGGCCTCTATCGGCAAGCGGCGGTAGCGGTACGCAATGGTGATTACGCTACCGCGATTGAACATCTGCTAACGTTAGTCGGTCGTGATCGGGCATTCCGCGACGATGGTGCTCGGAAGGCATTGCTGGGTCTTTTTGCGTTGCTTGGCGATGATCATCCGCTGGTAGGCCCGGCCCGACGGCGTCTGGCAAATCTGTTGTTCTAACACTTTCCTAAGCCGGTGTGTTGTGTACATACCGGCTTGTTTTGATAAGTCTTACCTATGATTGTTGTCCTCGCCGGTGGTGTAGGTGCCGCTCGTTTTTTGGAAGGACTGGCTGCGATTATTGCGCCAGAGCGGATCGTCGCTGTTGTGAATACCGGCGACGATATGATCATGCATGGGTTGCACATTTCACCCGATCTGGATATTGTGACCTGCACCTTGGCCGGTGTCATTGACCGTAATCAGGGTTGGGGAATTGCCGGTGACACCGACGAGTGTATGCAGTGGCTGGGGCGATTGGGGGCTCCTACCTGGTTTAAGCTTGGTGATCGTGATCTCGCATTACACATTTACCGCACTGCCCGCTTGCGCGCCGGCGCCACCCTCTCACAAGTCACCGACGAGATACGACGAGCGCTGGGGGTTGGAGTGAGAATCGTCCCGATGAGTGATGAACCGGCGCCAACACATGTGATAACCGATCAAGGTGAGTTGCACTTTGAAGAGTACTTCGTCCGTGAACGGTGCCAACCGACGGTACGCGCCATTCGTCTCCACGCTGCCGGTCCTGTTCAACCGGCGCCTGAATTATTGCCATTGTTGACCAGCGCCGAGGCCATTATCATTGCACCGAGTAATCCGGTGGTCAGCATTGGGCCCATTCTGGCGATCGCTGAGTTACGCACAGCCATTGCCTCCAGTCACGCGCCGGTTGTTGCCATCAGCCCGATTGTTGGTGGTGCGGCGATCAAAGGGCCGGCAGTGCCACTGATGCGGGCGGTCGGTCTCGAACCAACCGCGTTGGGGGTTGCCGAAGCGTACATAGACGTCATCGATGGGATTGTGATCGACACCGTTGATGCGCACCTGGCACCGGCAATTGAAGCGCGTGGGATTAAAACGCTGGTAACTGACACCATTATGCGAGGGATGCCGGAGAAGATGGCGCTCGCACGGGCAACGATCGAACTGGCGGGCCTTGCTGCAATGACGCCCTGCTAGACAGCAAAGGTAGCGTGCGTGATCGGGATTGTTGTTCCTGTCAAACGCTTACAACAGGCTAAATCGCGTTTGAGCGGGTTTCTGGAACCGGCAGCACGACAGCAACTTGTGATAACCCTGGTGCGTCACGTGATCAATACCGTTTACCGTTCCATCGTTTCGCAGTCCATTCCGGCACGAATCTGGTTGGTCAGTCCTGATCCGGTCCTACGTGACGTTACTGATAATAAGGATGTGGAATGGTTTCCTGATCCGGTTGAGGAACTGAATGCGGCGCTTACTGTGGCACGTCATCATCTACAGCAGTGTGGTTGTTCGTCAATGATGATTCTGGCCGGCGATCTTCCTTTTTTGACCGTCGATGATGTACGTTTACTCATAGCAGCACTCACCAATTATGATGTAGTACTGGCGCCCGATCAGGAACAACGCGGCACCAATGCGCTGGGGGTACGATTGCCTTCTCCGCTTCCGTTCGGATTTGGGACGGATAGCGCTGCGTATCATCTGCGCAGCGCAGCGCGTCTCGGCCTTCGTGTTCATCTGGTACACACACCGACCCTGGCCTTCGATCTCGACGATGGTGAACGGCTCCAACAGTACTACCGCAGTCTGGCTTGATGGTAGCGAGATGAGCTGACTGTCCGTACATCCAGGTTGTATGAATCGCGATGCACGTTCATCAGCGTTTATCTGACCCATCGTGAACAGAACAGATTTATCCCCGCTTCTGTTCTGGCGGTGTGATCGGCCGATAGCGACGAGCGGCCAGGATGCTGTCTCCCGTATAGATGACCAACGCGGTCCAGATTGCGCTGAAACCGATCAGTTGGACAGTAGAAAATGGTTCGTTATACACCAACACCCCCAATAAGAGTTGCAGCGTTGGGGCAAGATACTGCAAAATACCAATGGTCGTGAGGGGAATACGTTGGGTTGCGGCACCAAAAAAGAGCAGTGGCGCAGCGGTCACCACACCGGTACTGATCAACAAAAGCCATAAACCGGGATCGTGATGGATACCGCCGTTATGACCGGCCAGCCAGCTCAGCCAGAGAACCGCTGGCGGAAACATCCAGAGTGTCTCGACGGTAAGAGCCTCAAATGATCCAAGAGGTGTCTGCTTGCGTAGGAGGCCGTAGAAGCCAAACGATAAAGCCAGTGCCAGTGCGATCCACGGCAACGAACCGGCATTGTAAGTCAACCAGGCGACGCCGGTTGCGGCAATTAAAATTGCTAACCACTGCGCTAGACGCAATCGTTCACGCAGCACAATGACTCCAAGCGCAATACTTACCAGCGGATTAATGAAATACCCTAGGCTGGCCTCAACGACGCGATTAATCTGTACAGCCCACACATAGACTCCCCAGTTCACCGCCAGAAGTGTTGCACTGGCCAGGTACGTTAGCCGCAAGCGGCGCTGTTGCCGTATAATCTGCAACCAGTTCCATTGCCGTCGCACTGCCAGCACTCCCAGCAAGAACAGCAGTGACCAAATCATCCGATGAGCCAGAATCTCGGTGGCTGATGCCCCATTCAGAGCTTTCCAATACACCGGCAATAATCCCCAAAGTGTGTAGGCGGCGATAGCAGCACCAATGCCTTGTAACGTTGTTCTGTGGGTCATCGTTATTCCTTACAATAGAATGTAGTACTACAATTTTTAGTGAAACGGTTCTTCTCTCATTTCTGACAAAATATTCAGATTGAGGATGAAATATTCTTAATGTTGTTCCACTCTTGACACCTCCGTCTAATGATTGATCTCATATCCAAGGGATGATTCACCCAATCCTCTCATGATACGTTTTCTGTTGATAACACTTTTCTCATCTTAGGGATAAACAGGCGATCATCTGGCTCTTCGGTAATGCTTCGGTACGGAGTTCGGTTAAGATTCGGTTTAATCGAAGCTCTACATTGTTGTTTTGGAGAGGAGCTATGAAACGCCCAATACTGCGAGCAATGCTCTCACTGATGCCCGTTGTCTCTTTGCTCGTCATTTGGTCGCTCACGACGCTGCCGGCCCTGGCTGCCAGTAGCACCTGGATTGGTGGAAATGGCGACTGGAACGATCCGGCTAATTGGAGCAATGGCGTGCCCCAAAGCCGAAATGATGTTGCGATTTTTCCGAATGCCTCATCACCACGCATCGTTACTATTAATGGTAGTCGAATCGAGATTGGTGAGATTCGATTTGATAGTTTCAACACATACTACCTCAATGATAGTAATGGTGGTAGTCTCTTCTTTCCACCTAGTGGCACAGGTACTATCCGAGTGTTGAAGGGCTATCATATCATCAATGCTGAAATTGAGCTACAAAAAACAGTCTCCTTTGAAGTCACCACGAGT comes from Chloroflexus sp. Y-396-1 and encodes:
- a CDS encoding SURF1 family protein — encoded protein: MTSTTFGGHHLLRGWWLVKHLFALVIFVTLMSLGFWQLDRLGQRRAANAARLAALEQPAIPLTPATNPATVIGRRVVVSGTFRNEESVVLRGRRSDNGVDGVHLLTPLQIAGSEQAVLVDRGWIPSAQGAATAYAVTRQVTIEGIARAPQVRPDSLLAGRDLPLPGETRINAWLRVDVPAIQRQVGVPLLPLFIEQLPDGSSGLPRPPDPYRLDEGPHLGYALQWFTFAGIVGVGYILLLRQELRRRKD
- the cofC gene encoding 2-phospho-L-lactate guanylyltransferase → MIGIVVPVKRLQQAKSRLSGFLEPAARQQLVITLVRHVINTVYRSIVSQSIPARIWLVSPDPVLRDVTDNKDVEWFPDPVEELNAALTVARHHLQQCGCSSMMILAGDLPFLTVDDVRLLIAALTNYDVVLAPDQEQRGTNALGVRLPSPLPFGFGTDSAAYHLRSAARLGLRVHLVHTPTLAFDLDDGERLQQYYRSLA
- a CDS encoding Uma2 family endonuclease; this translates as MSVDTTNATSPVAPIPPDERPPLNSGDRLTRAEFARRYQMHPEIKKAELIDGVVYVASPTRHRQHGKPHGLLVGWIITYAAATPGVDFSNNATVRLDLENEHQPDALLRLEPRYGGRSHVTPDDYIEGPPELIVEVAASSAAYDLHDKKRVYARSGVREYLVAQAYERRVDWWELREGVFTPLPLEADGTLRSRVFPGLWLDPAALWAGDTAALLAALQRGLTDPAHAAFVEWLLTTFGSDPVS
- the cofD gene encoding 2-phospho-L-lactate transferase: MIVVLAGGVGAARFLEGLAAIIAPERIVAVVNTGDDMIMHGLHISPDLDIVTCTLAGVIDRNQGWGIAGDTDECMQWLGRLGAPTWFKLGDRDLALHIYRTARLRAGATLSQVTDEIRRALGVGVRIVPMSDEPAPTHVITDQGELHFEEYFVRERCQPTVRAIRLHAAGPVQPAPELLPLLTSAEAIIIAPSNPVVSIGPILAIAELRTAIASSHAPVVAISPIVGGAAIKGPAVPLMRAVGLEPTALGVAEAYIDVIDGIVIDTVDAHLAPAIEARGIKTLVTDTIMRGMPEKMALARATIELAGLAAMTPC
- a CDS encoding RNA polymerase sigma factor, which produces MFAYGRIPKNRASLLPFSLRRPATVGRIGIRRSCTAWSSRCYLPYSPDLIAGIRRDPHVLSRGYETYSPRLSHYLLQRLGDPDLARDARHSVFIRFRERAADGEDRGVPLAASLFRLARNLTIDLR
- a CDS encoding tetratricopeptide repeat protein — protein: MAIGVSNKVGVNAVQTAVIDVSEATFEREVLQRSQTVPVVIDFWAPWCGPCRVLGPTLERLAREADGAWILAKINVDENPRLAQMFRVQGIPAVKAVYQGKIVDEFTGALPESQVRAWLKRIVPDRNADLLAMAQALEATNPAEAIARYRLILGQDPKNETALFNLGRLLTLRGDPEGIATLKQVPAGSPFGGRAIAGLAIADLVSAPTEPAEGSEGLYRQAAVAVRNGDYATAIEHLLTLVGRDRAFRDDGARKALLGLFALLGDDHPLVGPARRRLANLLF
- a CDS encoding TrkH family potassium uptake protein translates to MTTLATSRNLTRLRRKPIPPPIRLVGGLALLIAIGTLLLLLPVSSTRPLTFMEALFTAASALSVTGLSIITPVRDLSLTGQIFLMLLIQIGGVGFMVVAVIVFRLLGRRISFTDRIALSDSLGLLSPAAIVTLTRRVLITVVTIEAIGALLLYLHWRTDPRLSEGQAFFFALFHAVSAFCNAGFDLFTGTPGFENGIPRDSITLFIMGVLIFTGGLGIPVIADLISYARERKVSLHTRITLIVVGLLVGLGALGLWLSEGFDSDGRLHGQPLDRQIFVSLFQSISARTAGFSGIDNFESLTPASQLLLITLMFIGCAPASMGGGITTGTFAVLSISLWSYARGLPTAQFGGRSLATGMVRRASAVLTISLFVVLFASWLIVATHDATLDQVVFEVVSAFATCGLTLGFTGELNTFGQLIIIAVMFWGRLGALTIITAIARQSTAPQPVTYPEEQILIG
- a CDS encoding sigma factor-like helix-turn-helix DNA-binding protein, producing the protein MLRFTYNLSLAETTRQLGRSLGATKALQTRAVQLLRACLLLNVQVVERSPTPPMA
- the hemW gene encoding radical SAM family heme chaperone HemW codes for the protein MRHLYLHIPFCHRRCSYCDFNTYANMEHRIAAYVDALCHELAMLRDHLPPPPVSPEAAALRPSIFFGGGTPSMLSVAQIERILQAAAAIVPLNIAEISLEANPGTVLGRDYLRDLRSLGVNRLSMGVQSLHDPTLRMLGRIHTAAEARVSFEDARAVGFDSINLDFIFGLPGQDLAQWRATLNEIIAWDVDHIALYSLILEENTPLYAQVTAGRLRVPDDDLTGAMYELAIEMLGKAGYRHYEISNWVRPVGTDRPDAPPALACQHNLAYWLNSDYLAAGAGAHGHVFPQRYANLRSIDSYIAAVQAGRRPIAETIQLTTDDLAAETMFMGLRLDIGVGFAHFAARVGRSLREMYGSTLDQLSAQGLIECDEQRVRLTPRGRMLGNQVFAHFV
- a CDS encoding Uma2 family endonuclease, encoding MSVETATATGAAAPTPPDERPPLNSGDRLTRAEFARRYQMHPEIKKAELIDGVVYVASPTRHRQHGRLHLLLVTWLGVYSSATLGVDGSNNATVRLDLENEHQPDALLRLEPRYGGRSHVTPDDYIEGPPELIVEVAASSAAYDLHDKKRVYARSGVREYLVAQAYERRVDWWELREGVFTPLPLEADGTLRSRVFPGLWLDPAALWAGDAAALLAALQRGLTDPAHAAFVERLRSVNAEDRQRGSEGR
- a CDS encoding TrkA family potassium uptake protein; amino-acid sequence: MARKPSRLEFAVIGLGRFGRSVALSLIERGHTVLGIDRDPNIVQQLADQMTQVVALDSSNEDALRAVDIMSFDTVVVAIGSQFEANLMTTVALKSLGVKRVVCKALNERQKYILTRVGADMVVLPEHEAGARLAWQLSEPHVLEHLNLGSGFSVAEVRVPAPLVGQTLMQSGLRRRYGINVLAVKHNGKMIVTPPPDYVFSRDDRILIIGADSSISTFCDLSS